CTCTGCCATAGCCGGAACAACGTCGTCCCCGGCGAAGGCAATCCCATGGCCGAACTGATGTTCATCGGCGAAGGCCCCGGCGCCGAGGAAGACCGGCAGGGCCGTCCGTTCGTGGGAGCCGCCGGCGATCTCCTGACCAAGATCATCGGCGCCATGCAGTTTACCCGCGAAGAAGTCTGGATCGGCAACGTCGTCAAGTGCCGCCCCCCGCAAAATCGCCAGCCCGAGGCCGACGAGATGGCCGCCTGCCTGCCCTACCTGCGCCGGCAACTCGAAATCGTCCGCCCGAAAGTGATCGTTACCCTCGGCAAGACCGCCCTCATGGGCCTGCTGCCCCAACACAACCGTGTCGGCATCACCAAAATGCGCGGCAAATGGCTCGAATACGAAGGCATCCCCCTGATGCCGACCTTCCACCCCGCCTATCTCCTGCGCTCCCCGAACCAGAAGAAGTACGTCTGGGAAGACATGCAGGAAGTCATGAAAGTGTTCGGCAAGACGGTCGAGAAGAAGTAGCGCCCTGGCCGAGCGCCTATCCTGCCATCTCAAAACACCTGGCGATCGTTTCTTTGCTTGCATCCTGTACGGATGTAAACCATTCTTGTGGCCAGTCTTCTGCCGGGGAGGACTTTTCGCCGGGCGCGACGAAGCGGTCGGAAGAGGACTCAGGATCGTTCCGTCCCTTTTCCCCGGGGCGATTTGGAGAGAGGTGATGATGCTGTTCACGAACCGGATTCACCGCTATTTCCTGCTGGCCATTCTGGCTTCCATGCTGCCGGCGCTCTTGCCGGGACAAACGTCCTTCGGGCCCATGCGGAACATCGTGGGGCCCGGTATCGACTTTCCCGGCGCGGTCTTCGCGGCGGA
This genomic window from bacterium contains:
- a CDS encoding uracil-DNA glycosylase, which encodes MARQPLDPARNQLRILKDMGFGFLEEVDLATEEPEPVDERQPAVPGPFSDNLVPSDWQAHEPLSLEERVEALDSLAREEVATCEKCRLCHSRNNVVPGEGNPMAELMFIGEGPGAEEDRQGRPFVGAAGDLLTKIIGAMQFTREEVWIGNVVKCRPPQNRQPEADEMAACLPYLRRQLEIVRPKVIVTLGKTALMGLLPQHNRVGITKMRGKWLEYEGIPLMPTFHPAYLLRSPNQKKYVWEDMQEVMKVFGKTVEKK